Proteins from one Arthrobacter sp. DNA4 genomic window:
- a CDS encoding methylenetetrahydrofolate reductase — MATRIMPAQNRAASLELIKNFSLEMTGKDIPALIEAKDSIPPGTRINVTFLGNEDLEMRVAAAKAARDLGFIPVPHVSARRLASKGDLEKFLQRLAEAGAAEHLFVVGGDPAEPEGPYEDSLALVNTGLLQQFGVREVGIGGYPEGHPDIRKEDLWRALEDKTAALAAQDLGASIITQFAFDTEPVAAWIAEVRARGIQAPIRVGTPGPAGVKRLLGFARRFGVGANAMIVKKYGFSLTNLMGDAGPDRFVNDLAAVLADRAPGPHQHLPGQVGLHFYTFGGLLATANWVRHFTAEEG; from the coding sequence ATGGCGACTCGAATCATGCCCGCCCAAAACCGGGCAGCATCCCTGGAACTCATCAAGAACTTCTCGCTGGAGATGACCGGCAAGGACATTCCCGCCCTCATCGAAGCAAAAGACAGCATTCCGCCGGGCACCCGCATCAACGTCACCTTCCTCGGCAACGAGGACCTGGAGATGCGGGTGGCCGCGGCCAAAGCCGCCCGGGACCTGGGATTCATCCCCGTGCCGCACGTCTCGGCGCGCAGGCTGGCATCGAAGGGCGACCTCGAAAAGTTCCTCCAGCGCCTGGCGGAAGCGGGCGCCGCCGAGCACCTTTTCGTGGTGGGCGGCGACCCCGCGGAACCGGAGGGCCCCTACGAAGACTCCCTGGCGCTGGTCAACACCGGCCTCCTGCAGCAGTTCGGGGTCCGGGAGGTCGGAATCGGCGGATATCCGGAGGGCCATCCCGATATCCGCAAGGAGGACCTCTGGCGGGCGCTGGAGGACAAGACCGCAGCCCTCGCCGCGCAGGACCTTGGCGCCTCCATCATCACGCAGTTCGCATTCGACACCGAACCGGTGGCTGCGTGGATCGCCGAGGTCCGGGCCAGGGGAATCCAGGCACCAATCCGCGTGGGAACCCCCGGCCCGGCGGGAGTAAAACGGCTCCTCGGCTTTGCGCGCCGTTTTGGGGTGGGCGCCAACGCGATGATCGTCAAGAAATACGGCTTCTCGCTGACCAACCTCATGGGCGACGCCGGACCGGACCGGTTCGTGAACGATCTGGCCGCCGTCCTTGCCGACCGCGCGCCCGGCCCCCACCAACACCTCCCGGGGCAGGTTGGCCTGCACTTCTACACGTTTGGCGGCCTGCTGGCCACGGCCAACTGGGTCCGGCACTTCACCGCGGAAGAGGGCTAG
- a CDS encoding pyridoxal phosphate-dependent aminotransferase has protein sequence MRAMQHSSKLRNVRYELRGPILEAAKNMEAEGHRILKMNLGDTAPFGLEAPESVVVDMIHHLRGAQGYSDSKGIFTARTAISQYYQTRGLMNIGVEDIVIGNGVSELISMCLQAFMENGDEILVPAPDYPLWTAAVTLTGGKPVHYVCDEAENWWPDLADVEAKITNRTKGIVIINPNNPTGAVYPRHILEQFAGLARKHNLVLFSDEIYEKVLYEDATHIHTAAVAEDVCCLTFSGLSKAYRMPGYRAGWVAITGPLAATAAYREALELLASLRLCANVPAQHAIQTCLGGYQSIDALVKPGGRLREQRDLAHKLLTAIPGVTCVPASGAMYLFPRLDPELYPIESDEKFVLDLLRDQKILVSHGSAFNWPAPDHFRFVILPSVLDIEEAVRRISTFLAAYRSGAAA, from the coding sequence ATGCGCGCCATGCAACACTCCAGCAAACTCCGGAACGTCCGCTACGAACTCCGCGGACCGATCCTCGAGGCCGCCAAGAACATGGAGGCCGAAGGGCACCGGATCCTCAAGATGAACCTCGGGGACACGGCACCCTTCGGGCTGGAAGCACCCGAGTCTGTGGTGGTGGACATGATCCACCACCTTCGCGGCGCCCAGGGCTACAGCGATTCAAAGGGCATCTTCACGGCCCGGACCGCCATCTCGCAGTACTACCAGACCCGAGGCCTGATGAACATCGGGGTCGAGGACATCGTCATCGGCAACGGCGTCAGCGAACTGATCTCCATGTGCCTGCAGGCCTTCATGGAGAACGGCGACGAAATCCTGGTCCCGGCACCTGACTACCCCCTGTGGACCGCCGCCGTGACCCTGACCGGCGGCAAGCCCGTCCACTACGTCTGCGACGAGGCGGAGAACTGGTGGCCGGACCTGGCCGACGTGGAAGCGAAGATCACCAACCGCACCAAGGGCATCGTGATCATCAACCCGAACAACCCCACCGGGGCCGTCTACCCCCGGCACATCCTGGAACAGTTCGCCGGCCTGGCCCGGAAGCACAACCTGGTTCTTTTCTCCGACGAGATCTACGAGAAAGTGCTCTATGAAGACGCCACGCACATCCACACCGCTGCGGTGGCGGAGGACGTGTGCTGCCTGACCTTCAGCGGCTTGTCCAAGGCCTACCGGATGCCGGGCTACCGGGCCGGATGGGTGGCCATTACCGGCCCGCTGGCCGCCACCGCCGCCTACCGTGAAGCATTGGAACTGCTGGCGTCGCTGCGCCTGTGCGCCAACGTTCCCGCCCAGCACGCCATCCAGACCTGCCTCGGCGGCTACCAAAGCATCGATGCGCTGGTGAAGCCGGGCGGCCGGCTGCGCGAACAGCGGGACCTTGCCCACAAACTGCTCACGGCCATTCCCGGCGTCACGTGCGTCCCGGCGTCGGGCGCCATGTACCTGTTCCCGCGCCTGGACCCGGAGCTGTACCCGATCGAGAGCGACGAGAAATTCGTCCTGGACCTGCTCCGGGACCAAAAGATCCTGGTCTCCCACGGTTCGGCCTTCAACTGGCCCGCGCCGGACCACTTCCGCTTTGTCATCCTTCCCTCGGTGCTGGACATCGAGGAAGCCGTCCGGAGGATTTCCACATTCCTGGCGGCCTACCGGAGCGGGGCCGCAGCCTGA
- a CDS encoding NAD(P)-dependent oxidoreductase, translating into MHGSPAGTTGRSVAVLGLGEAGSIYAQDLAGRGLRVTGTDPAVDAVPPGVLRAPGISEAVAGAGLVISLVGARAAQSVLDEALAAMDPAAIFADLNTAGPDQKRQLAERAAGSGVLFADVAVLAPVPRGRINSPLLVSGTGADALVALFTGWGIPASNAGSEAGAAAGRKLLRSVFMKGLAATVLESVTAAEAAGAKDWVISQIAAELGPSGDALVSRMLEGTRLHAVRREAEMVEVRAFLESLGTAHPVTDASIEWLHSLALRQQELEEEQAADSPS; encoded by the coding sequence GTGCACGGTAGTCCGGCGGGAACGACCGGCCGCTCTGTTGCCGTCCTGGGCCTGGGGGAAGCCGGGAGCATCTACGCTCAGGACCTGGCCGGCCGTGGATTGCGGGTCACGGGAACGGACCCTGCCGTCGACGCAGTCCCGCCCGGGGTGCTGCGGGCCCCTGGCATCAGTGAAGCGGTGGCGGGCGCCGGCCTGGTGATCAGCCTGGTGGGAGCCCGCGCGGCGCAATCCGTCCTTGACGAGGCGCTGGCCGCCATGGACCCGGCGGCCATTTTCGCGGACCTCAACACCGCCGGACCGGACCAAAAGCGGCAGCTCGCGGAACGGGCAGCCGGGAGCGGCGTCCTTTTCGCCGATGTCGCCGTCCTGGCGCCCGTTCCGCGGGGCCGGATCAATTCGCCCCTGCTGGTCAGCGGCACGGGGGCGGACGCGTTGGTGGCCCTCTTCACCGGATGGGGCATCCCGGCCAGCAACGCCGGGAGCGAAGCGGGTGCGGCGGCCGGCCGGAAGCTGCTCCGCAGCGTCTTCATGAAGGGGCTGGCCGCCACTGTCCTGGAGTCAGTCACGGCCGCCGAGGCGGCGGGGGCAAAAGACTGGGTCATCAGCCAGATTGCAGCGGAACTGGGCCCGTCAGGCGATGCGCTGGTGTCGCGGATGCTTGAGGGCACGCGGCTGCATGCCGTCCGCAGGGAGGCGGAGATGGTTGAGGTGCGGGCCTTCCTGGAGTCGCTCGGGACAGCCCATCCGGTAACGGACGCCAGCATCGAGTGGCTGCATTCGCTCGCACTCCGGCAGCAGGAGCTGGAGGAGGAACAGGCTGCGGACAGTCCTTCCTGA
- a CDS encoding aminomethyl transferase family protein, translating into MAPKSLQDVLDAAGNTVELLRNSQLGTYIYPVVPAEFTNWRREQRAWRETAVLYDQSHHMVNFFVKGPDALKLFSDTGINSFANFPVNTAKQFVPTASNGGVIGDGILFHLEEQEFVYVGRAPAANWLQFHAETGGYDVECTYDDRSPSRPYGQAVTRKYYRFQIQGPSAWQIIEKLNGGTLEQVKFFHMGHLAIAGEQVRTLRHGMAGAPGLEIWGPYEQHGKIRDAVLEAGAEFGLEPCGSRAYSSNTLESGWIPSPLPAIYSSDAERAYREWLPATSYEAVNALAGSFVSGNIEDYYLTPWELGYGSFVKFDHDFIGRDALQKVDPAAQRKKVTLAWNDEDLATIWASFLDRDKPGYQFFDVPNANYGSSNYDSVIDADGTGVGLSLFTGVTANERRGLSLATVDPNVEIGTEVRVVWGEPDGGSRKTTVEPHEQISVRAVVSPAPYAVTARTEYHGGWRTAAAGAR; encoded by the coding sequence ATGGCCCCGAAATCCCTGCAGGACGTGCTTGATGCGGCGGGCAACACCGTCGAACTGCTCCGAAATTCCCAGCTCGGCACCTACATCTATCCCGTGGTTCCCGCCGAGTTCACCAACTGGCGGCGCGAGCAGCGCGCATGGCGTGAAACGGCGGTGCTCTATGACCAGTCCCACCACATGGTCAACTTCTTCGTGAAGGGCCCCGATGCCCTGAAGCTCTTCTCGGACACGGGCATCAACAGCTTTGCCAACTTCCCGGTGAACACCGCAAAGCAGTTCGTTCCCACGGCCTCCAACGGCGGAGTCATCGGCGACGGCATCCTGTTCCACCTGGAAGAGCAGGAGTTTGTCTACGTTGGCCGCGCACCGGCCGCCAACTGGCTCCAGTTCCACGCCGAAACCGGCGGATACGACGTCGAATGCACCTACGATGACAGGTCTCCGTCGCGCCCCTACGGCCAGGCAGTCACCCGGAAGTATTACCGTTTCCAGATCCAGGGCCCCAGCGCCTGGCAGATCATCGAGAAGCTCAACGGCGGAACGCTTGAGCAGGTGAAGTTCTTCCACATGGGCCACCTGGCCATCGCCGGGGAACAGGTCCGCACGCTGCGCCACGGCATGGCGGGGGCCCCGGGGCTGGAAATCTGGGGACCCTACGAACAGCACGGAAAAATCCGGGATGCCGTGCTCGAGGCCGGGGCTGAGTTCGGGCTGGAACCGTGCGGGTCGCGGGCCTACTCCTCGAACACGCTCGAATCGGGTTGGATCCCCTCGCCGCTGCCGGCAATCTACAGCAGCGATGCCGAGCGCGCCTACCGTGAATGGCTGCCGGCAACCAGCTATGAGGCGGTCAATGCGCTCGCCGGCTCTTTCGTCTCCGGCAACATCGAGGACTACTACCTGACCCCCTGGGAACTGGGCTACGGCTCCTTCGTAAAATTCGACCACGACTTCATCGGGCGGGACGCCCTCCAGAAGGTCGATCCTGCCGCACAGCGGAAAAAGGTAACCCTCGCCTGGAACGATGAGGACCTGGCCACCATCTGGGCCTCGTTCCTGGACCGCGACAAGCCCGGCTACCAGTTCTTCGACGTCCCCAACGCCAACTACGGATCGTCCAACTACGACTCCGTCATCGATGCCGACGGAACGGGAGTGGGGTTGTCGCTCTTCACCGGCGTGACGGCCAACGAACGCCGCGGCCTCTCGCTGGCCACGGTGGACCCCAACGTGGAGATCGGTACCGAGGTCCGTGTCGTCTGGGGTGAACCCGATGGCGGCTCCCGCAAGACCACCGTGGAACCGCATGAGCAGATCAGTGTCCGGGCGGTGGTCAGCCCGGCGCCCTACGCGGTCACCGCCCGGACCGAATACCACGGCGGCTGGCGGACCGCGGCCGCCGGTGCACGGTAG
- a CDS encoding aldehyde dehydrogenase family protein, which yields MTNTVDTSAPVTTGLYIGGSERQAAATMDIADPGKPGTIVGHAAAAGAADVQDAIAAAKAAYPGWAALGAQERADRMRQALEGIADFRDEDAAILSQENGKIRMEAWVDSLVFEIRWNLALELAPDVDTAKVLPPAPGIPVSTSVTFQPLGVVTVIVPFNWPIAILAASLPHALLAGNTAIVKPPPTAPLATTRVVQRIAEKLPPGVLNVVTGKDADMAALITSPDIAKVCFTGSVGGGKRIMEMAAKSLTRVTLELGGNDAAVILADAVLDDTHLDRLYAAIFDTTGQICMNAKRVYVHRSRLDEVVAGLSQRLEKAVIGYGLDDGTTMGPLHSPVQKAFVAELIEEAKEAGADVREFGTLPPDPELQGGNFLRPALVIDPDPSLRVVTLEQFGPVIPLIPFDTEDEAVEAANASWAGLCGSVWTADPAAADRVGGRLVCGYVWVNDHGATRLDLRAPFGGMKQSGMGREQGIEGVRAFQDTRAIAHLEPAAAEG from the coding sequence ATGACCAACACAGTGGACACGTCCGCCCCGGTGACCACCGGCCTCTACATCGGAGGCTCAGAACGGCAGGCCGCCGCCACCATGGACATTGCCGATCCGGGCAAGCCCGGCACCATCGTGGGCCACGCCGCGGCGGCCGGCGCGGCCGACGTCCAGGACGCCATTGCTGCGGCGAAGGCGGCCTACCCCGGATGGGCTGCACTGGGGGCGCAGGAGCGCGCAGACCGGATGCGGCAGGCACTGGAGGGCATCGCGGATTTCCGTGATGAGGATGCCGCCATCCTCTCGCAGGAAAACGGCAAGATCCGCATGGAAGCCTGGGTGGACTCCCTGGTGTTCGAGATCAGGTGGAACCTCGCCCTGGAACTGGCTCCCGACGTCGACACCGCCAAGGTGCTGCCGCCCGCGCCCGGCATTCCCGTCTCCACCTCGGTCACTTTCCAGCCCCTGGGCGTGGTGACGGTCATCGTGCCGTTCAACTGGCCCATTGCCATCCTCGCGGCCTCGCTGCCGCATGCACTGCTGGCAGGGAACACGGCAATCGTTAAGCCGCCACCCACCGCGCCGCTGGCAACGACGCGCGTGGTCCAGAGGATTGCCGAAAAACTCCCGCCAGGGGTGCTGAACGTGGTGACCGGCAAGGACGCGGACATGGCTGCGCTCATCACCAGCCCTGACATCGCCAAGGTCTGCTTCACGGGCAGCGTGGGTGGCGGCAAGCGCATCATGGAAATGGCCGCGAAGTCACTCACGCGGGTAACGCTTGAACTCGGCGGAAACGATGCCGCCGTCATCCTCGCGGACGCGGTCCTCGATGACACCCACCTGGACCGGCTCTACGCCGCGATCTTCGATACCACCGGCCAGATCTGCATGAATGCGAAGCGGGTTTACGTGCACCGTTCGCGCCTGGACGAGGTGGTGGCGGGGCTCTCGCAGCGGCTTGAAAAGGCGGTCATCGGCTACGGGCTCGACGACGGGACCACCATGGGTCCGCTGCACTCCCCCGTGCAGAAGGCCTTCGTGGCTGAGCTCATCGAGGAGGCCAAGGAAGCCGGTGCCGATGTCAGGGAGTTTGGCACCCTTCCCCCGGACCCTGAGCTGCAGGGCGGGAACTTCCTGCGTCCGGCACTGGTGATCGATCCGGACCCTTCGCTGCGGGTGGTCACCCTGGAACAGTTCGGGCCCGTCATCCCCCTGATCCCGTTCGACACGGAGGACGAGGCGGTGGAGGCGGCGAACGCGAGCTGGGCGGGGCTGTGCGGCTCGGTGTGGACCGCCGATCCGGCAGCGGCCGACCGCGTGGGTGGACGCCTGGTCTGCGGCTACGTGTGGGTTAACGACCACGGTGCAACCCGGCTGGACCTGCGCGCGCCATTCGGCGGAATGAAGCAGTCCGGCATGGGCAGGGAACAGGGCATTGAAGGGGTCCGGGCCTTCCAGGACACCCGCGCCATCGCCCATCTGGAACCGGCGGCAGCAGAAGGGTAG
- a CDS encoding 4-oxalomesaconate tautomerase, translating to MPETKGIPCLLMRGGTSKGALFLASDLPADPAERDDLLLRIMGSPDPRQVDGLGGAHPLTSKVAVIAPSPDAGADVDYLFLQVGVDTALVTGRQNCGNILAAVGPFAVERGLVQPTDGHTEVRIRMVNTGSMATARFATPGGVVDYDGGPAAGEAVAIDGVPGTAAAIRLNFEGTAGSSTGALFPTGRILDHAGGVDFTCVDNGMPSVLMRAADLGITGQEAPADLEADEGLAERLAGLRLAAADLMGMGDVSGATVPKLVLLAPPRAGGAIATRSFLPVRVHTSIGVLGALTVAAGVLAEGSVGHGLAALPSPGEPFRVEHPTGHFDVEVSIDTTPDGYTVTRSTALRTARKIFEGRVFPRLRL from the coding sequence ATGCCCGAAACTAAGGGGATCCCCTGCCTCCTCATGCGGGGAGGGACCTCCAAGGGTGCCCTGTTCCTCGCCTCCGACCTGCCCGCGGATCCCGCGGAACGCGACGACCTGCTGCTGAGGATCATGGGCTCTCCCGATCCACGGCAGGTGGACGGGCTGGGCGGGGCACACCCCCTGACCAGCAAGGTTGCGGTCATCGCCCCGTCCCCGGACGCCGGCGCGGACGTCGACTACCTCTTCCTCCAGGTCGGCGTCGACACGGCACTGGTCACCGGCCGCCAGAACTGCGGAAACATCCTTGCCGCCGTGGGACCCTTCGCCGTGGAGCGGGGCCTGGTGCAGCCCACGGATGGCCACACCGAGGTGCGCATCCGGATGGTGAACACCGGCAGCATGGCCACCGCGCGGTTTGCCACGCCCGGCGGGGTGGTGGATTACGACGGCGGCCCGGCGGCAGGTGAGGCAGTGGCAATTGACGGCGTTCCGGGAACGGCAGCGGCCATCCGGCTCAACTTCGAGGGCACGGCGGGATCATCGACGGGCGCCCTGTTCCCCACGGGCAGGATTCTGGACCACGCGGGGGGCGTGGACTTTACCTGCGTTGACAACGGAATGCCCAGCGTTTTGATGCGAGCTGCCGACCTGGGCATCACCGGCCAGGAAGCCCCTGCAGACCTTGAGGCAGACGAAGGCCTGGCAGAACGGCTCGCCGGGCTCCGCCTCGCAGCGGCGGACCTGATGGGCATGGGCGATGTCAGTGGTGCCACCGTACCCAAGCTGGTGCTGCTGGCACCGCCGCGGGCCGGGGGCGCCATAGCCACCCGCAGCTTCCTTCCCGTCCGGGTCCACACCTCAATCGGCGTGCTCGGAGCACTCACCGTGGCGGCGGGTGTCCTGGCGGAGGGGTCGGTGGGCCATGGCCTTGCCGCGCTTCCTTCACCGGGGGAACCCTTCCGGGTGGAACACCCCACCGGCCATTTTGACGTGGAGGTGTCCATCGACACCACCCCGGACGGCTATACCGTGACCCGCTCAACTGCCCTCAGGACAGCACGGAAGATATTCGAAGGACGCGTCTTCCCGCGCCTACGCCTGTGA
- the purU gene encoding formyltetrahydrofolate deformylase, producing the protein MVLHTESRKDQSCLIVHGPDQPGIVAAVAALVTRNRGNIVSLDQYSSDPSSGDFFQRVVFNRPDLAAAMPEIEADLARTLTPLGLSWTLTDRSIPKRMAILVSTSDHCLLELLWRHRRGELPVTIPMVISNHTNTAEDVRAFGVPFFHVPSAGPDKAAAEAQVLKLLEGNVDFVVLARYMQILSPGFLDAVSVPLINIHHSFLPAFVGAAPYRKAKERGVKLIGATSHYVTKDLDEGPIIEQDVARVTHAHSALDLQARGAYVERAVLSRAVQWHAEDRVIRHGNQTIVF; encoded by the coding sequence ATGGTCCTGCACACCGAATCCCGCAAGGACCAGTCCTGCCTGATCGTCCACGGGCCGGACCAGCCGGGCATCGTGGCTGCTGTGGCCGCCCTGGTGACCCGCAACAGGGGAAACATCGTCTCCCTGGACCAGTACTCCAGTGATCCTTCATCGGGTGACTTCTTCCAGCGGGTCGTCTTCAACCGGCCGGACCTGGCCGCCGCGATGCCTGAAATCGAGGCCGACCTCGCCAGGACCCTCACCCCGCTGGGGCTCTCCTGGACCCTGACCGACCGCTCCATCCCCAAGCGCATGGCCATCCTGGTATCCACCTCCGACCACTGCCTGCTGGAACTGCTCTGGCGGCACCGGAGGGGTGAACTGCCCGTGACCATTCCCATGGTGATCTCCAACCACACGAACACGGCCGAGGACGTGCGGGCCTTTGGCGTCCCGTTCTTCCACGTCCCCTCCGCAGGGCCGGACAAGGCAGCAGCGGAGGCCCAGGTCCTGAAGCTGCTGGAGGGCAACGTGGACTTCGTGGTGCTGGCCCGGTACATGCAGATCCTGTCCCCCGGATTCCTGGACGCGGTTTCCGTGCCGCTGATCAATATCCACCACTCCTTCCTGCCTGCGTTCGTGGGCGCCGCACCCTACCGCAAGGCCAAGGAGCGGGGCGTCAAACTGATCGGCGCCACCTCGCACTACGTGACCAAGGACCTGGACGAAGGGCCCATCATCGAACAGGACGTGGCCCGCGTAACGCATGCGCACTCCGCCCTGGACCTCCAGGCGCGCGGCGCCTACGTGGAACGCGCGGTGCTCTCCCGCGCCGTCCAGTGGCATGCCGAGGACCGGGTCATTCGGCACGGCAACCAGACCATCGTCTTCTGA
- a CDS encoding VOC family protein, protein MTGYTSFDVAHLGNVELLTPVFEESLWFFRDLLAMRVVAETSSAGTKSAYLRTWDEYQLYTLKLTASADAGVGRTTFRATSQEALERRVAAIEATGLGIGWEDGEVGTGPTYSFRDPDGHLMGIYYATERYVATDDKPALKNQASAFPGRGVNARRLDHINFLAKDVVANGEFVAHALCGRESERIRLDDGGYAAWWFHFNNKSYDIVYSDDWLKHGNRLHHVAFAPDTREDILKAADIFLENGIHIESGPHKHAINQTFFLYVWEPGGNRIELANAGARLLLDPDSPVVEWSQEERRKGQAWGMKTIETFHTHGTPNIRQ, encoded by the coding sequence ATGACCGGGTATACCTCGTTCGACGTCGCCCACCTGGGAAACGTGGAACTGCTGACCCCCGTCTTCGAGGAAAGCCTGTGGTTCTTCCGCGACCTGCTCGCCATGCGCGTCGTAGCGGAGACCAGCAGCGCCGGCACGAAGTCCGCCTACCTGCGGACCTGGGACGAATACCAGCTCTACACCCTCAAGCTCACCGCCTCAGCCGATGCCGGTGTCGGGCGTACCACTTTCCGTGCCACGAGCCAGGAGGCGCTGGAGCGCCGGGTCGCCGCCATCGAAGCCACCGGCCTGGGCATCGGCTGGGAAGACGGTGAGGTGGGAACGGGGCCGACCTACTCCTTCCGGGACCCCGACGGGCACCTCATGGGCATCTATTACGCAACCGAACGGTACGTGGCCACGGACGACAAACCCGCCCTGAAGAACCAGGCCTCGGCCTTCCCCGGCCGGGGCGTAAACGCCCGCCGGCTGGACCACATCAATTTCCTGGCCAAGGATGTGGTGGCCAACGGGGAGTTCGTGGCCCACGCGCTGTGCGGGCGGGAGAGTGAACGCATCCGGCTCGACGACGGCGGATACGCCGCATGGTGGTTCCATTTCAACAACAAGTCCTATGACATCGTGTACTCCGACGACTGGCTCAAGCACGGCAACCGGCTCCATCACGTTGCCTTCGCTCCGGATACCCGCGAGGACATCCTGAAGGCCGCGGACATCTTCCTTGAAAACGGGATCCACATCGAGTCCGGGCCGCACAAGCACGCCATCAACCAGACGTTTTTCCTCTACGTCTGGGAGCCCGGCGGCAACCGGATCGAACTGGCCAACGCCGGCGCCCGCCTGCTGCTGGACCCGGACTCGCCCGTGGTGGAGTGGAGCCAGGAGGAGCGCAGGAAGGGGCAGGCCTGGGGCATGAAAACCATCGAGACGTTCCATACGCACGGAACGCCAAACATCCGCCAGTGA
- a CDS encoding aminomethyl transferase family protein, protein MTETLQEAVDRAASPVQLLRDSPASPHVFPVQAEFSNWRCEQNSWRSTCALLDQSHHMTDLFLSGPGAEGLLRGLAVNSFANFPVDRAKQFIAVNHSGQLIGDAILAHLDEQSYNLVGHPMAIDWVQYHAESGEHDVDVSRDGNSIVRAGDPRLFRFELQGPTALAIVEKLTGAPVPQLGFFHMGRFPIGGLQVRGIRHGMAGQPGYELFGPWAEGARVRDALLQAGGEFGLTQVGAKGYSTANLESGWVPSPVPAVFTDERLRGYREWLPASAAGSLGGSFDSADIEDYFVTPYELGYGRSVAFDHDFVGRDALEALSRTSSRRKVTLVWNPDDVQDVMGSILRPGIPAKYIELPKARYALFQVDRVLQDGRTVGQSFDCGYIANEHSFVSLAAVDNLEDGAEVTVLWGEEPNSAKLQVEPHRQVPIRATVAPAPFVQYARESYRATH, encoded by the coding sequence GTGACGGAGACTTTGCAGGAAGCGGTGGACCGCGCGGCTTCCCCGGTCCAGCTTTTGCGCGATTCCCCCGCCAGCCCCCATGTTTTTCCCGTGCAGGCCGAGTTCAGCAACTGGCGCTGCGAGCAGAATTCCTGGCGCAGCACCTGTGCCCTCCTCGACCAGTCGCACCACATGACCGATCTCTTCCTGTCCGGGCCGGGAGCGGAGGGGCTGCTTCGCGGGCTCGCGGTGAATTCCTTCGCGAATTTCCCCGTGGACCGCGCCAAGCAGTTCATCGCGGTGAATCATTCCGGACAACTCATCGGGGACGCCATCCTGGCACACCTCGACGAACAGTCCTACAACCTCGTGGGGCACCCAATGGCCATCGACTGGGTGCAGTACCACGCCGAGTCCGGCGAACACGACGTGGACGTCTCCCGTGACGGGAACTCAATCGTCCGCGCCGGTGATCCCCGCCTGTTCCGCTTCGAGCTCCAGGGGCCCACCGCCCTGGCCATTGTCGAAAAGTTGACCGGTGCCCCGGTGCCGCAGCTTGGGTTCTTCCACATGGGGCGCTTTCCGATCGGCGGGCTGCAGGTCCGCGGGATCCGGCACGGCATGGCGGGACAACCGGGGTATGAGCTCTTCGGACCCTGGGCCGAGGGCGCCCGCGTCAGGGACGCGCTGCTGCAGGCGGGCGGCGAATTCGGCCTGACCCAGGTGGGGGCAAAGGGCTATTCGACGGCGAACCTTGAGTCCGGCTGGGTGCCCTCACCAGTGCCGGCGGTCTTCACGGACGAACGGTTGCGTGGCTACCGCGAATGGCTTCCGGCGTCAGCTGCCGGTTCACTCGGGGGAAGTTTCGATTCAGCGGACATCGAGGACTACTTCGTCACCCCGTACGAGCTCGGGTATGGGCGCTCGGTCGCGTTCGACCACGACTTCGTGGGGCGGGATGCGCTTGAAGCGCTCTCCCGGACCTCCTCCCGCCGCAAGGTGACGCTCGTCTGGAACCCCGACGACGTCCAGGACGTCATGGGTTCCATCCTGCGTCCCGGGATTCCCGCCAAGTACATCGAACTGCCCAAGGCCCGCTACGCACTCTTCCAGGTGGACCGGGTCCTCCAGGACGGCAGGACGGTGGGCCAGTCCTTTGACTGCGGCTACATCGCCAACGAGCACTCCTTTGTTTCCCTGGCGGCCGTGGACAACCTTGAGGACGGTGCCGAGGTCACTGTGCTCTGGGGCGAAGAGCCCAACTCCGCCAAACTGCAGGTGGAACCCCACCGTCAGGTCCCCATCCGAGCCACCGTCGCCCCCGCTCCTTTCGTGCAATACGCACGCGAGAGCTACCGCGCCACCCACTGA